One genomic region from Yersinia canariae encodes:
- a CDS encoding SHOCT domain-containing protein, which translates to MTNHFLTLWDILATTFSIFFFIAYLLILFQVISDLFRDHELGGFYKAIWILFLLFIPLLTSLVYLITRGKGMAQRYRASVQKSVSDTNEYIRHVAGKSPAEQITDAKKLLDEGTITESEYQQLKAKALS; encoded by the coding sequence ATGACAAACCACTTTCTTACTCTTTGGGACATATTGGCGACAACGTTTTCAATTTTCTTTTTCATCGCCTACTTGCTGATTCTGTTCCAGGTCATCTCTGACCTCTTCAGGGATCATGAACTGGGTGGATTTTATAAGGCAATTTGGATCCTGTTCTTACTCTTCATCCCGCTATTAACCTCTCTCGTGTATCTTATTACCCGCGGTAAAGGTATGGCACAACGCTATCGGGCGTCAGTGCAAAAATCGGTTTCTGATACTAACGAGTATATCCGTCACGTTGCGGGTAAATCTCCAGCAGAACAGATTACTGATGCTAAAAAATTATTGGATGAAGGCACTATTACCGAAAGCGAATACCAGCAGCTAAAAGCGAAAGCGCTGTCCTGA
- the blaA gene encoding class A beta-lactamase BlaA, which translates to MKHSSLRRSLLLAGITLPLAHFALPAWAGAVSATLDKQLAELERGANGRLGIAMINTANGTKIQYRGTQRFPFCSTFKFMLAAAVLGKSQSQPNLLDKHINYHESDLLSYAPITRKNLAHGMTVAQLCAATVQYSDNTAANLLIKELGGVEAVNQFARSIGDQMFRLDRWEPDLNTAVPNDPRDTTTPAAMAMSMNKLVLGDALLPAQRNQLAVWLKGNTTGDATIRAGAPKDWVVGDKTGSGDYGTTNDIAVLWPTQGAPVVLVVYFTQREKDAKPRHDVLASATKIMLSQLS; encoded by the coding sequence ATGAAACACTCTTCGCTGCGGCGTTCGCTATTATTAGCCGGTATTACACTTCCCTTAGCCCATTTTGCTTTGCCCGCTTGGGCTGGCGCTGTATCTGCAACATTAGATAAGCAACTGGCTGAACTTGAACGGGGCGCTAATGGCCGTTTAGGTATCGCGATGATTAATACTGCCAATGGCACCAAAATTCAGTATCGCGGAACTCAGCGCTTCCCATTCTGTAGCACTTTTAAGTTTATGCTGGCGGCAGCTGTTCTGGGCAAAAGCCAATCCCAGCCCAATTTGCTGGATAAACATATAAATTATCATGAGAGTGATTTGTTATCTTATGCGCCAATTACGCGTAAAAATCTTGCTCATGGCATGACGGTTGCGCAGTTATGTGCAGCAACAGTTCAATATAGTGATAACACTGCCGCGAATCTGTTAATCAAAGAGTTGGGTGGTGTAGAGGCTGTTAACCAGTTTGCTCGTAGTATTGGTGATCAGATGTTCAGATTGGACCGCTGGGAACCCGATTTAAATACTGCCGTACCCAATGATCCGCGTGATACTACGACCCCAGCGGCTATGGCGATGAGTATGAATAAACTGGTGTTGGGTGATGCATTACTCCCCGCTCAACGCAATCAACTCGCAGTATGGTTAAAAGGAAACACCACCGGCGACGCGACTATCCGCGCGGGCGCACCAAAGGATTGGGTGGTGGGCGATAAAACCGGCAGTGGCGACTACGGCACGACAAATGATATCGCCGTGCTTTGGCCAACTCAGGGAGCGCCTGTGGTTTTAGTGGTGTATTTCACGCAACGAGAAAAAGACGCGAAACCGCGCCATGATGTATTAGCCTCCGCCACCAAAATAATGTTGTCTCAGTTATCCTGA
- the tus gene encoding DNA replication terminus site-binding protein — MNKYDLIDRLNNRFALLEVGLQDLHQQLEDLPLLAARVFSLPEIAKGTEHQPINHISVRTTVGTQARDLALQHYQRLFIHHQGQNISSKAALRLPGVLCFSVTESQLTACQKSIQHINQLKTELEHIVTVESGLPSEQRFEFIHTHLHGLITLNTYRTITPLINPSSVRFGWANKHIIKNVTREEILAQLNKSLNAGRAVPPLTCEQWAEMINQEINDVLQLPEKARLKIKRPVKVQPIARIWYQEQQKQVQHPCPMPLIAFCQMQSDAELPKLGELTDYDASQIKHKYKPEAKPLRLLVPRLHLHLEIEE; from the coding sequence ATGAATAAATATGATTTGATAGACCGACTAAATAACCGCTTTGCTTTATTGGAAGTCGGCTTGCAGGATCTCCACCAGCAGCTTGAGGATTTACCTTTACTTGCCGCCCGTGTTTTTTCCTTGCCCGAGATAGCCAAAGGAACTGAGCATCAACCGATAAATCATATTTCCGTGCGCACAACGGTGGGGACTCAAGCACGAGATTTGGCGTTGCAGCATTATCAGCGGTTGTTTATTCATCACCAAGGCCAGAATATCAGCAGCAAAGCCGCCCTTCGCCTGCCTGGGGTGCTCTGTTTTTCAGTGACAGAGAGTCAATTAACAGCTTGCCAAAAAAGTATTCAACACATTAATCAATTAAAAACTGAGTTAGAACATATTGTTACCGTTGAGTCTGGGTTGCCGAGTGAACAACGTTTTGAGTTTATTCACACCCACTTGCATGGGTTGATAACATTAAATACCTATCGCACCATTACGCCGCTAATAAATCCCAGTTCAGTCCGTTTTGGTTGGGCTAACAAACATATTATTAAAAATGTGACTCGCGAAGAAATCCTGGCTCAGCTAAACAAAAGCCTGAATGCAGGCCGCGCGGTTCCGCCATTGACTTGTGAGCAGTGGGCGGAGATGATTAATCAAGAAATTAATGATGTGCTGCAATTGCCAGAAAAAGCCCGCTTAAAAATCAAACGGCCAGTCAAAGTGCAACCTATTGCGCGAATTTGGTATCAGGAGCAACAGAAACAAGTACAACACCCCTGCCCTATGCCATTGATTGCATTTTGCCAAATGCAGTCAGATGCTGAATTGCCTAAATTAGGTGAATTAACCGATTATGATGCCAGCCAAATTAAGCATAAATATAAGCCAGAGGCTAAGCCGCTGCGTCTGCTGGTGCCCAGATTGCATTTACATCTCGAAATAGAGGAATAA
- the fumC gene encoding class II fumarate hydratase produces the protein MVTTRSEKDSMGPIDVPANQLWGAQTQRSLEHFRISQEKMPTALIHALALTKRAAAQVNMDLGLLAAERAKAIMRAADEVLSDQHAGEFPLSIWQTGSGTQTNMNMNEVLANRASELLGGERGNHRLVHPNDDVNKSQSSNDVFPTAMHVAAVIGLRQDLLPELKVLQQTLADKAEAYRDIVKIGRTHLQDATPLTLGQEISGWVAMLAHNLQHIEATIPHLCELALGGTAVGTGLNTHPEYAVRVAKEIATLSHQPFITAPNKFEALATCDALVHGHGALKGLAASLMKIANDVRWLSSGPRCGIGEISIPENEPGSSIMPGKVNPTQCEAMTMLCAQVMGNDVAVNIGGASGNFELNVFRPLVIHNFLQSIRLLADGMRGFNEHCAVGIEPNRDRITQLLNESLMLVTALNTHIGYDKAAEIAKKAHKEGLTLKAAALKLGYLTDEQFDEWVKPEDMVGSMK, from the coding sequence ATGGTGACCACCCGCAGTGAAAAAGACTCAATGGGGCCTATCGATGTACCGGCAAATCAATTATGGGGCGCACAAACCCAGCGTTCACTGGAGCATTTCCGTATTTCACAAGAGAAAATGCCGACCGCACTGATTCATGCTCTGGCATTGACCAAGCGGGCAGCCGCACAGGTTAATATGGATCTGGGGCTATTGGCCGCTGAGCGGGCGAAAGCCATCATGCGAGCGGCTGATGAAGTCTTGAGTGACCAACATGCTGGCGAGTTTCCGCTTTCTATTTGGCAAACCGGTTCTGGCACTCAAACCAACATGAATATGAATGAGGTGCTGGCTAACCGCGCAAGTGAATTATTAGGCGGGGAGCGGGGTAATCATCGTCTGGTTCACCCTAATGATGATGTTAATAAAAGCCAAAGTTCAAATGATGTATTCCCAACCGCAATGCATGTCGCCGCAGTTATTGGGTTAAGGCAGGACTTACTGCCTGAGCTGAAGGTATTGCAGCAGACGCTGGCCGATAAAGCCGAAGCCTATCGCGATATTGTGAAGATTGGCCGAACACACTTACAAGATGCAACACCACTGACTCTGGGCCAAGAGATCTCCGGCTGGGTGGCTATGCTGGCCCACAATCTACAACATATTGAAGCCACTATTCCCCACCTGTGTGAATTAGCGCTGGGCGGCACGGCTGTCGGAACGGGCCTGAATACCCATCCGGAGTATGCAGTGCGCGTCGCCAAAGAGATTGCGACACTGTCGCACCAACCTTTTATCACTGCGCCGAATAAATTCGAAGCATTAGCAACGTGTGATGCATTAGTTCATGGTCACGGCGCATTGAAAGGTTTAGCCGCCTCACTGATGAAAATCGCCAACGATGTGCGCTGGTTATCTTCTGGCCCTCGCTGCGGTATTGGGGAAATTTCTATTCCCGAAAACGAACCGGGCAGTTCTATCATGCCGGGTAAAGTGAATCCGACCCAATGTGAAGCCATGACCATGTTATGTGCGCAGGTCATGGGGAATGATGTTGCCGTCAATATTGGCGGGGCGTCTGGTAACTTTGAATTGAATGTGTTCCGCCCGCTGGTTATTCATAACTTCCTGCAATCTATTCGTTTGCTGGCGGATGGTATGCGTGGTTTTAATGAGCATTGCGCCGTGGGTATTGAGCCTAATCGCGACCGTATTACGCAGTTACTGAATGAATCGTTGATGTTAGTGACAGCACTAAACACCCATATTGGTTATGACAAAGCGGCTGAGATTGCCAAGAAAGCCCACAAAGAAGGGCTGACACTTAAAGCGGCAGCGCTGAAGCTCGGCTATCTGACTGATGAACAATTTGATGAATGGGTCAAACCAGAAGATATGGTTGGAAGCATGAAGTAA
- the manA gene encoding mannose-6-phosphate isomerase, producing MQKMKNAVQNYAWGSTDALTELYGIENPQGQPMAELWMGAHPKSSSEVADAKGHWHSLREVIEQNPEANLGHDVFQRFGELPFLFKVLCAAQPLSIQVHPSKAAAEIGFAKENQAGIALDAAERNYKDANHKPELVYALTPFQAMNGFRTLDDIEALLQPLSAAHPDIAAFLRDPDTEHLATLFASLLSMAGEEKTRALAILKAALNNQLGEPWDTVRSISRFYPDDSGLFSPLLLNVVTLEPGEAMFLYAETPHAYLNGVALEVMANSDNVLRAGLTPKFIDIPELMANLQFIPKPAATLLTTPQQQGHELVFPIPVEDFAFSLHTLTPEPQPLAQNSAAIVFCIQGQAVLHKQQQEITLQPGESCFIPANESPVTVQGVGSIARVYNAG from the coding sequence ATGCAAAAAATGAAGAATGCAGTACAAAACTACGCCTGGGGCAGTACCGATGCGCTCACCGAGCTTTATGGTATTGAAAATCCACAAGGTCAACCCATGGCAGAATTATGGATGGGCGCACACCCTAAAAGTAGTTCTGAAGTTGCTGATGCAAAGGGTCATTGGCATTCATTGCGTGAGGTTATTGAGCAAAACCCAGAGGCCAATTTAGGCCACGATGTTTTCCAACGCTTCGGCGAATTGCCATTCCTGTTCAAAGTACTGTGTGCCGCGCAGCCACTCTCAATTCAGGTACACCCCAGCAAGGCCGCGGCAGAAATTGGCTTTGCCAAAGAGAATCAGGCCGGTATCGCGCTGGATGCCGCCGAACGAAATTATAAAGATGCCAATCATAAACCGGAGTTGGTTTATGCTCTTACCCCTTTCCAGGCAATGAATGGTTTCCGCACGTTGGATGATATCGAGGCCCTGCTCCAGCCATTATCCGCCGCTCATCCCGATATCGCGGCGTTTCTACGAGATCCTGACACTGAACACTTAGCCACATTATTTGCCAGTTTGTTAAGTATGGCTGGCGAAGAGAAAACGCGCGCTTTGGCTATATTGAAAGCGGCCTTAAATAATCAATTGGGTGAGCCATGGGATACTGTTCGCAGTATTTCGCGTTTTTACCCTGATGATAGCGGCTTGTTCTCGCCACTCTTGCTTAATGTGGTCACACTTGAGCCGGGCGAAGCCATGTTTCTGTATGCCGAAACCCCCCATGCTTATCTGAACGGCGTGGCGCTGGAAGTGATGGCCAACTCTGATAACGTATTACGCGCAGGGCTAACACCTAAGTTTATCGATATCCCTGAGTTAATGGCTAACCTGCAATTTATTCCTAAACCTGCGGCCACCCTGCTAACCACACCGCAACAGCAAGGTCACGAGCTGGTATTCCCCATCCCGGTTGAGGATTTTGCTTTCTCCCTGCATACATTAACGCCGGAACCACAGCCGCTGGCACAAAACAGTGCTGCTATCGTGTTTTGTATTCAAGGCCAGGCGGTCTTGCACAAACAGCAACAAGAAATCACGCTGCAACCGGGTGAGTCCTGTTTTATTCCCGCAAATGAATCGCCCGTTACGGTACAAGGAGTGGGTTCAATTGCCCGAGTTTACAACGCAGGGTGA
- a CDS encoding YdgA family protein translates to MKKSLVAVSVIVVLGAAWTGASWYTGKLIEQRMGELVNNANDQIRTLLPKAGVKFAYKDYQRGLFSSQVRYILQSDSTVAGEKALKDGEEVAFIETIDHGPFPLAQLKKFNLIPSMASVHTELANTPALKKLFEVTKGQSPFTADSRISYSGDTSSAITFIPIDYQQNTTNMKFSGAKIDADVSRDLRDVKMSGTSDSLVFASKNQWDQLEQFSLQGLVIKSDTNIGKFDLSIGSQQLNIKQIGLSIDGKDTATLVGFNLNTQLGETDKDLNGKLTYQLDALKIQDNDFGSGKLAFAFNHLDGQSLKQFSSAYNQQALKAIQAGETLDPEAYQQQMTEMLLANLPALLKGNPTISIAPLSWKNAKGESTFTLDIALTDPTQAKVGAEPQLAPQFVKKVDATLTIPMAMATEMTTQAARLQGYSPEEAQKLAQQQVQGIAAMGQMFKLTTTKDDVISSSFHFADNQVDLNGQKMSLQEFVGLFGMFGGVPADEDTGAEPEEAAPAAPAVK, encoded by the coding sequence ATGAAAAAATCGTTAGTGGCTGTCAGCGTCATTGTCGTACTTGGCGCAGCATGGACTGGGGCCTCATGGTATACCGGCAAATTAATTGAACAACGTATGGGTGAATTGGTTAATAACGCAAACGACCAGATCAGAACTTTGTTGCCTAAAGCAGGTGTGAAGTTCGCCTATAAAGATTACCAACGCGGCCTGTTCAGTAGCCAGGTTCGCTATATATTACAATCAGATAGCACTGTCGCGGGTGAAAAAGCCTTAAAAGACGGTGAGGAAGTGGCATTCATCGAGACTATCGATCACGGCCCATTCCCTCTGGCGCAGTTGAAAAAATTCAATCTGATCCCAAGCATGGCCTCAGTACATACCGAGCTTGCGAATACTCCAGCATTGAAAAAACTGTTTGAAGTCACCAAAGGTCAGTCGCCGTTTACTGCGGATTCTCGCATTTCCTACAGCGGTGATACCTCTTCCGCCATCACGTTTATTCCTATTGATTATCAGCAAAACACCACCAATATGAAGTTCTCTGGGGCTAAAATTGATGCTGATGTCTCCCGTGATCTGCGTGATGTTAAAATGAGCGGCACCAGCGACAGCCTTGTTTTCGCTAGCAAAAATCAGTGGGATCAGCTTGAGCAATTTAGCCTGCAAGGGTTGGTGATTAAAAGTGATACCAACATTGGCAAGTTCGATCTCAGCATTGGCTCCCAACAACTCAATATCAAACAAATCGGTTTGAGCATTGATGGTAAAGACACCGCGACACTGGTTGGCTTTAATCTTAATACCCAGCTAGGTGAAACCGATAAAGACCTGAATGGTAAATTGACCTACCAGTTGGATGCATTAAAAATTCAGGATAATGACTTTGGTTCCGGCAAATTGGCTTTCGCGTTTAATCATCTGGATGGTCAAAGCCTGAAACAGTTCTCCAGTGCCTATAATCAGCAAGCTTTAAAAGCGATTCAGGCGGGTGAAACTCTGGATCCAGAAGCCTATCAACAACAAATGACCGAAATGCTGCTGGCGAACCTGCCGGCGTTGCTCAAAGGCAACCCGACAATAAGCATTGCGCCACTGAGCTGGAAAAATGCCAAAGGTGAAAGTACTTTCACTCTGGATATTGCGCTGACTGACCCCACTCAAGCCAAAGTGGGTGCAGAACCACAGCTCGCGCCGCAGTTTGTGAAAAAAGTTGATGCCACGCTGACCATCCCGATGGCAATGGCGACCGAGATGACAACTCAAGCAGCCCGTCTGCAAGGTTACAGCCCGGAAGAAGCACAAAAACTGGCACAACAGCAGGTGCAGGGCATTGCTGCCATGGGCCAGATGTTTAAACTGACCACCACCAAAGATGATGTGATCAGCAGCAGTTTCCACTTTGCTGATAATCAAGTCGACTTGAATGGCCAGAAAATGTCACTGCAAGAATTCGTTGGCCTGTTCGGTATGTTCGGCGGTGTACCTGCTGATGAAGATACCGGTGCGGAACCTGAAGAAGCAGCCCCTGCGGCACCAGCAGTAAAATAA
- the malI gene encoding Mal regulon transcriptional regulator MalI has protein sequence MTTKKMTITDVAKLAGVSVATVSLAISGKGRISPATADRVNQAIEQLGYVRNRQAAQLRGGESGVIGLIVRDIGDPFYAEMTAGLSEAIEAEGKLLFLTQSGREGKGLLRCFDTLIDQGVDGLVLGGGAKREMGLQEKAAEHDIPLICAARSNVLDGVDVVRPDNMQAAKMATEFLIGRGHRQIAYLGGHSHSLTRAERLGGFCATLVQYGLPFRSEWVVECEGQQQAAADAAEALLRHHPNVSAIVCHQASVALGAYFGILRTGRTIGSAGVDTYLDQQVALIGFGDVPEAELTEPPLTFITSSAREIGYSAGQRLLQRIAGVDLQLQNVILPPVLIRRGSA, from the coding sequence ATGACAACTAAAAAAATGACAATCACCGATGTGGCTAAATTGGCTGGCGTCTCCGTGGCGACTGTCTCATTAGCTATCAGTGGTAAAGGACGTATTTCCCCGGCAACCGCCGACCGGGTCAATCAGGCCATTGAACAATTAGGTTATGTGCGAAACCGCCAGGCCGCGCAATTACGCGGCGGGGAGTCGGGTGTGATTGGCTTAATTGTGCGCGATATTGGCGATCCCTTCTACGCAGAAATGACTGCCGGGTTAAGTGAGGCGATTGAGGCCGAAGGTAAATTGCTGTTCCTGACGCAAAGCGGCCGGGAAGGAAAGGGGTTACTGCGTTGTTTTGATACACTTATTGATCAAGGCGTGGACGGTTTGGTGCTGGGCGGCGGCGCAAAACGGGAGATGGGGCTGCAAGAAAAGGCCGCAGAGCATGATATTCCCCTGATTTGTGCGGCACGGTCAAATGTGTTGGATGGGGTGGATGTGGTGCGCCCAGATAATATGCAAGCCGCTAAAATGGCGACCGAGTTTCTGATTGGCCGAGGTCATCGGCAAATAGCCTATCTTGGCGGACATTCGCACTCATTAACGCGGGCTGAGCGGCTCGGGGGATTTTGTGCCACGCTGGTGCAGTATGGTTTACCGTTTCGTTCGGAGTGGGTTGTCGAGTGTGAGGGTCAACAACAGGCCGCAGCCGATGCCGCTGAGGCGCTATTACGCCATCATCCCAATGTCAGCGCCATAGTATGCCATCAAGCTTCTGTTGCGCTGGGGGCTTATTTCGGTATTTTGCGTACCGGCAGAACAATTGGCAGCGCCGGAGTGGATACTTATCTCGATCAGCAAGTTGCATTGATAGGCTTTGGTGATGTCCCTGAAGCAGAACTGACAGAGCCGCCATTAACCTTTATCACCAGTTCGGCCCGGGAAATTGGCTACAGTGCTGGGCAGCGGTTACTTCAGCGCATCGCGGGTGTCGACTTACAACTGCAAAACGTCATATTACCGCCGGTGTTGATCCGCCGTGGGTCGGCGTGA
- the malX gene encoding maltose/glucose-specific PTS transporter subunit IIBC: protein MSAAKKQKITLWEFFQSLGKTFMLPVALLSFCGIMLGIGSSLSSKDVITLLPFIGHPAFQLLFTWMSKVGSFAFSFLPVMFAIAIPLGMARENKGVAAFSGFVGFAVLNLATNFYLTTSGVLPTTDPLVLKTHNIQNILGIQSIDTGILGAVIVGIIVYLLHERFNTIRLPDALAFFGGTRFVPIVTTVVLGLVGLLIPLIWPWFAAGINGLGRLINGAGMFGPMIFGSGERLLLPFGLHHILVALIRFTEAGGTMDVCGHSVSGALTIFQAQLSCPTTTGFSESATRFLSQGKMPAFLGGLPGAALAMYHCAKPENRHKIKGLLISGVVACVIGGTTEPIEFLFLFVAPFLYLIHAILTGLGFTVMALLGVTIGNTDGNIIDFVVFGILHGTATKWYWVPVVAGIWFVAYYCIFRFAIQHFNIKTPGRENETTASSQAEKAASSGVTGKSGYNSPAILAALGGADNIVSLDNCITRLRMSVKDMGLVDKEALKANRAIGIIQLNDHNLQVVIGPQVQSVKDELDSLIGSGQFATA, encoded by the coding sequence ATGTCAGCGGCAAAAAAACAAAAAATTACGCTGTGGGAGTTTTTTCAGAGTTTAGGGAAAACTTTCATGCTACCGGTCGCCTTGCTCTCCTTCTGCGGGATCATGCTGGGGATCGGCAGTTCACTGAGCAGTAAAGATGTCATTACCCTCTTGCCATTTATTGGCCACCCTGCTTTCCAGCTATTGTTCACCTGGATGAGTAAGGTCGGTTCATTTGCCTTTAGCTTCTTGCCCGTCATGTTCGCCATCGCGATCCCGTTGGGCATGGCACGCGAAAACAAAGGCGTCGCGGCATTCTCCGGCTTCGTCGGTTTTGCTGTCCTGAATTTGGCCACCAACTTTTATCTCACCACCAGCGGTGTGTTACCCACAACCGATCCGTTGGTGCTTAAAACCCATAACATTCAGAATATTTTAGGTATTCAGTCCATCGATACCGGTATTTTAGGGGCGGTGATTGTTGGGATCATTGTCTATTTGCTGCATGAACGCTTCAATACCATTCGCCTGCCTGATGCATTAGCATTCTTTGGCGGTACGCGTTTTGTCCCAATTGTCACGACTGTGGTGCTGGGATTAGTGGGTTTATTGATCCCGTTGATCTGGCCTTGGTTCGCCGCCGGCATTAATGGTCTGGGCCGTTTGATTAATGGTGCGGGCATGTTCGGCCCCATGATCTTCGGCAGCGGCGAGCGCTTATTACTGCCGTTCGGCTTGCATCATATTTTGGTCGCTCTGATCCGCTTTACCGAGGCGGGCGGGACTATGGACGTATGTGGCCACAGTGTGAGTGGCGCGTTGACCATCTTCCAGGCGCAATTATCTTGCCCTACTACCACCGGGTTCTCAGAAAGCGCCACTCGCTTCTTGTCACAAGGTAAAATGCCCGCGTTTCTCGGCGGTCTGCCGGGGGCTGCACTGGCGATGTATCACTGTGCTAAGCCAGAAAATCGTCATAAAATTAAAGGGTTGTTGATTTCCGGCGTGGTGGCTTGTGTTATCGGCGGGACTACTGAACCTATTGAATTCCTGTTCTTGTTTGTGGCTCCGTTCCTGTATTTGATCCATGCCATCCTGACGGGTTTGGGCTTTACCGTGATGGCGTTACTGGGCGTGACCATCGGGAATACGGATGGCAATATCATTGATTTCGTGGTGTTTGGCATCCTGCACGGTACAGCAACCAAATGGTATTGGGTGCCCGTCGTTGCCGGGATCTGGTTTGTTGCTTACTACTGTATTTTCCGTTTTGCCATTCAGCACTTCAATATCAAAACGCCAGGTCGCGAGAATGAAACCACCGCCAGCAGTCAAGCGGAAAAAGCCGCCAGTAGCGGAGTGACCGGTAAGTCCGGCTATAACTCCCCTGCTATCTTGGCCGCGTTGGGCGGTGCCGATAATATTGTCTCTCTGGACAACTGCATCACGCGCTTACGGATGTCGGTGAAAGATATGGGGTTGGTGGATAAAGAAGCACTTAAAGCCAATCGGGCCATCGGCATTATTCAGCTCAACGACCACAATCTTCAAGTCGTTATTGGCCCACAAGTGCAATCAGTGAAAGATGAATTAGACTCACTGATAGGCAGTGGCCAATTTGCCACGGCATAA
- a CDS encoding MalY/PatB family protein — protein MFDFSTPVDRHGTWCTQWDYIADRFGAADLLPFTISDMDFPTAPVILQALKQRIEHGVLGYSRWQHEDFLGAVRHWYQQRFQCHIDTSMAVYGPSVIYMVAQLIRCWSAPSDFVVTHTPAYDAFYKVILGNQRQLLSCPLHKIDNQWQCDMAHLEALLARPQTKILLLCSPHNPTGKVWTPGELAQMAELCERHDVKVISDEIHMDMTWDNQVHTPWSQVGQTPWALLTSGSKTFNIPALTGAYGFISDAVTRDTYTQMLKSRDGLSSPAVLAIVAHIAAYRQAEPWLDELRSYLQANLAYVAQRLNEAFPALNWLPPQATYLAWIDLRPLNIDDHQLQNVLIEQEKVAIMPGFTYGEEGRGFLRLNVGCSRSKVEAGMDKLIHGIQTLQGK, from the coding sequence ATGTTCGATTTCTCCACCCCGGTTGATCGCCATGGCACTTGGTGTACCCAATGGGACTATATTGCCGACCGCTTTGGTGCCGCTGATTTGCTGCCATTCACCATCTCAGATATGGACTTCCCTACCGCTCCGGTTATTTTACAAGCGCTTAAGCAGCGAATTGAACACGGCGTTTTGGGCTACAGTCGCTGGCAACATGAAGATTTTCTCGGTGCTGTCCGTCACTGGTATCAGCAGCGTTTTCAGTGTCATATTGATACCTCGATGGCGGTCTATGGCCCGTCGGTTATCTATATGGTGGCTCAGCTTATCCGCTGTTGGTCAGCACCCAGTGATTTCGTCGTCACACACACTCCGGCTTATGATGCTTTTTATAAAGTGATCCTCGGCAATCAACGCCAGTTGTTGAGCTGCCCATTGCATAAAATTGATAATCAGTGGCAATGCGATATGGCACATCTGGAAGCATTACTGGCACGTCCGCAAACCAAAATATTATTATTATGCAGTCCGCATAATCCAACGGGTAAAGTCTGGACACCGGGCGAGTTGGCGCAAATGGCTGAACTGTGTGAGCGCCATGACGTGAAAGTCATCAGTGATGAGATTCACATGGACATGACCTGGGATAATCAGGTTCATACTCCATGGAGCCAAGTGGGGCAAACACCGTGGGCCTTGCTAACCTCCGGTTCCAAAACATTTAATATTCCCGCATTAACAGGGGCTTACGGTTTTATCAGTGATGCCGTGACTCGTGATACCTACACCCAAATGCTCAAAAGCCGCGATGGCCTCTCTTCTCCGGCAGTATTAGCCATTGTCGCGCATATCGCCGCTTACCGGCAGGCAGAGCCTTGGTTAGATGAGCTGCGCAGTTATCTGCAAGCAAATCTGGCATATGTGGCACAGCGACTCAATGAAGCCTTTCCCGCATTAAACTGGCTGCCACCTCAGGCAACTTACTTAGCGTGGATAGATTTGCGCCCACTGAATATTGATGACCATCAATTACAAAATGTCCTGATCGAGCAAGAAAAAGTCGCCATTATGCCCGGTTTCACTTATGGCGAAGAAGGCCGTGGCTTCCTGCGCCTCAATGTCGGCTGTTCACGCAGTAAAGTTGAAGCCGGGATGGATAAACTCATTCACGGCATTCAGACTTTACAAGGAAAATAG